One Salvelinus sp. IW2-2015 unplaced genomic scaffold, ASM291031v2 Un_scaffold5622, whole genome shotgun sequence DNA segment encodes these proteins:
- the LOC112078392 gene encoding glycoprotein hormone beta-5-like, giving the protein MLPPRSFPLSILSLLLVVAETGLCVAETPQLHGGFRGCAVRDFSFMAQKPGCRNLRIDTEACWGRCRTWEKPLPEPPYVQRHHRVCSYGRTRYLMVRLPGCQPHVSPLYPYPLALQCHCAVCSTQDTECETF; this is encoded by the exons aTGTTGCCGCCCCGCTCCTTCCCTCTGTCTATTCTCTCGCTCCTCCTGGTTGTTGCCGAGACGGGCCTGTGCGTTGCTGAGACCCCCCAGCTGCACGGTGGTTTCCGTGGTTGCGCGGTGCGGGATTTTTCCTTCATGGCCCAGAAGCCGGGATGCAGGAACCTCCGCATCGACACCGAGGCCTGCTGGGGCCGCTGTCGTACCTGGGAG AAGCCGCTCCCAGAGCCCCCCTACGTCCAGCGGCATCACCGCGTGTGTTCCTACGGTCGTACTCGCTACCTGATGGTCCGTCTGCCAGGCTGCCAGCCCCACGTCTCCCCGCTCTACCCCTACCCCCTCGCCCTGCAGTGCCACTGCGCCGTCTGTTCCACACAGGATACGGAGTGTGAGACGTTCTGA